DNA from Parageobacillus thermoglucosidasius:
AGCGACAATTGCCGGAAAAGGGCGCCTTAATAATGAGATTACCAGCTTATTATTTTCAAAGCTTCACGAAGCAGGAATCCCCAATCATTTTATCCAAAAATTATCCGCTACGGAGCAGCTTGTCAAAAAAGTGACGATTATTCCTCTTGAAGTGGTTGTCCGCAATGTTGTTGCTGGGAGTTTGGCAAAACGGCTCGGCATCCCGGAAGGAACCCGCTTGGAAAAGCCGCTTATTGAGTTTTATTACAAAAACGATGACCTCGGTGATCCTCTCTTATTGGAAGACCACATCGCGATTTTAAAGCTGGCCACCTCAGAACAAATCGCTGTTTTGAAGGAACTGGCTTTACAAGTCGATGATGTATTGACGAAGCATTTCGCAGAACGGCGCGTGAGATTAATTGATTTTAAATTAGAATTTGGAATTGATTCAGAAGGCACGATTTTACTTGCTGATGAAATTTCACCAGATACTTGCCGGCTGTGGGATATGGACACGGACGAAAAGCTTGATAAAGACGTCTTCCGCCGCGATCTTGGGAACTTGACGGACGCCTATGAGACGATTTTGCAACGATTAGGGGGAGAATCGAATGTATAAAGTTAAAGTGTATGTTACGTTGCGAGAAAGCGTGCTAGACCCGCAAGGAACGGCGGTGAAAGGGGCGCTTCATAGCTTGTCTTACACCGAAGTGCAAGATGTGCGAATCGGAAAGTTTATGGAACTTATCGTCGAAAAAAGTGAGCGTGATATCAACGAACTTGTCCGCGAAATGTGCGAAAAGTTGCTAGCCAATACGGTGATTGAAGACTACCGCTATGAAATTGAGGAGGTAGTCGTGCAATGAAATTCGCCGTCATTGTGTTTCCTGGTTCCAACTGTGACGTTGATATGTATCATGCGATTGCTGATGAATTAGGTGAAGAGGCCGAATACGTATGGCATGATGCAGCAAACCTTGACCGTTTTGATGCGATTTTACTGCCGGGAGGGTTTTCGTACGGTGATTACCTTCGTTCTGGAGCAATCGCCCGCTTTTCCAACGTTATGAACGCGGTCCAAAAAGCGGCGGATGAGGGAAAGCCGATATTAGGCGTATGCAACGGGTTTCAAATTTTGCTTGAAGCGGGGCTGCTTCCAGGAGCGATGCGCCGCAATAACAGTTTGAAATTTATTTGCCGTCCGGTATCGCTAAAAGTCGAAAATAATGAAACGATGTTTACATCCGCTTATAAACAAGGGGAAGTGATTACGATTCCAATTGCCCACGGCGAAGGCAATTATTACTGCGATGAACAAACATTAAAGCGGCTGATGGAAAATCGGCAAATCGTCTTTCGCTATCATGGGGAAAACCCAAATGGAAGCTTAGACGGCATCGCCGGAATCGTCAATGAAAAAGGAAACGTACTTGGCATGATGCCGCATCCGGAACGCGCCGTTGATCCGCTTCTTGGCAGCGCGGACGGATTAAGATTGTTTCAATCGATCGTGAAATATTGGAGGGAAACACATGCCGTTACTGCTTGAGCCAAGCCCAACGACGATTAAAGAAGAAAAATTGTACCGGGAAATGGGATTAACGGACGAAGAATTCGCAATGATCGAAAAAATTCTTGGCCGTCTGCCAAACTATACAGAAACGGGAATTTTTTCGGTCATGTGGTCGGAACATTGTAGCTATAAAAATTCGAAGCCGGTATTAAAAAAGTTTCCGACGGAAGGAAAACACGTGCTTCAAGGCCCAGGGGAAGGAGCGGGCATCGTCGATATCGGCGATGGTCTGGCGGTGGCGTTTAAAATCGAAAGCCATAACCATCCGTCTGCAATTGAGCCGTATCAAGGCGCTGCAACCGGTGTCGGCGGAATCATCCGCGATGTGTTTTCGATGGGAGCGCGCCCGATTGCTTTATTGAACTCGCTACGGTTCGGGGAATTAACTTCTCCGCGCGTCAAATATTTATTGGAGCACGTCGTCGCGGGAATTGCCGGGTATGGCAATTGTGTCGGCATTCCAACTGTCGGCGGCGAAGTGCAGTTTGACCCTGCTTATGAAGGCAACCCGCTTGTCAACGCGATGTGTGTCGGCATTATCCGCCATGAAGACATCCAGCGCGGCATTGCATCCGGTGTAGGCAATACGGTGATGTACGTCGGGGCGAAAACGGGACGCGACGGTATCCATGGCGCAACATTTGCTTCGGAGGAGCTGACAGAACAATCGGAAGAGAAACGGCCTGCCGTTCAAGTCGGTGACCCGTTTATGGAAAAATTGTTGCTTGAAGCGTGCTTGGAAGTAGTAAAATCTGATGCGCTTATCGGCATGCAAGACATGGGGGCGGCTGGTTTGACAAGCTCTTCGGCGGAAATGGCGAGCAAGGGCGGTTTTGGCATTGAAATGAATTTAGATCTTGTGCCGCAGCGCGAAACAGGCATGACACCATATGAGATGATGCTCTCCGAATCGCAGGAGCGGATGCTGCTTGTCGTCCAACAAGGACGTGAACAAGAAATTTATGATTTGTTTGCGAAATACGGGCTTGAAGCGAAAGCGATCGGCAAAGTGACCGATGACAAAATGCTCCGCCTTTATTTCCGCGGGGAAGTTGTCGCTGAAATCCCGGTTGATGCCTTAGCGAAAGATGCGCCAGTATACTTTAAACCATCGAAAGAGCCGGCGTATTACCGCGAGTTTCAAGCGATGGAACCATATATTCCGGTTGTCACCAATTACGAAGAAACGCTGCTTGCGCTATTAGCCCAGCCAACGATTGCAAGCAAAGAGTGGGTGTATCAACAATACGATTACATGGTCCGGACGAATACTGTTGTCGCGCCGGGATCGGACGCTGCGGTCGTGCGCATCCGCGGCACGAACAAAGCGCTGGCAATGACAACTGATTGCAATTCGCGCTATATTTATTTAGATCCGGAAACGGGCGGCAAAATTGCCGTGGCGGAGGCAGCGCGGAACGTCGTCTGTTCAGGAGCAAAACCGCTGGCGATTACGGACTGCTTAAATTTCGGCAATCCGGAAAAACCAGAGATTTTTTGGCAGCTTGAAAAAGCGGTGGACGGAATGAGTGCCGCTTGCCGCGCATTGGGGACTCCGGTGATCAGCGGAAACGTTTCTTTATATAACGAAACAAACGGGGAAGCCATTTATCCGACGCCTGTTGTCGGCATGGTTGGACTCGTTGAGGACATCCGGCATATTACGACACAGGCATTCCAACAAGCAGGCGATCTTATTTATGTGATTGGCGAGGCGAAGCAGGAGTTTGGCGGAAGCGAATTGCAAAAATTATTAGAAGGCAGAATTTTCGGGAAAGCGCCGGCCATTGATTTGGCAACGGAAGCAAAGCGGCAGCGCGAATTGCTGGCGGCGATTCAAGCGGGAGTCGTTGCGTCCGCGCACGATATCGCGGAAGGCGGTTTTGCGGTTGCACTGGCGGAATGCGTGATGAGCACGGACGGTCTTGGCGCGAAAGTAACAGTGGACGGGGATATGACAGCGCAATTGTTTAGTGAAACGCAATCCCGTTTTATCGTTTCCGTAAAAAAAGAGGATCGCGAAACATTTGAACAATTAGTAGATGCAAAGCTCATCGGCGAAGTAACAAATGACGGCATGCTTCTTGTTGAAAAGGGAGACGGGGAAGTCGTCATCCGTCTTTCCGCCGCGCAAATGAGAAACGTCTGGAAAGGAGCTATCCCATGCTTGCTGAAGTCAAAGGATTGAACGAAGAGTGTGGAATTTTTGGGATTTGGGGGCATGAGGAAGCAGCACAGATCACGTATTACGGCTTGCACAGCCTTCAGCATCGCGGCCAAGAGGGGGCGGGAATTGTCGTCGCCCATCAAGGAATGTTGCAAGGGCATAAAGGATTAGGGCTTGTCACCGAAGTGTTCAGCGACGGCGAGCTTCAATCGCTAAAAGGGGCGGCCGCCATCGGTCATGTCCGTTATTCGACGGCGGGAGGGGGCGGCTACGAAAACGTCCAGCCGCTCCTGTTCCGCTCGCAAACAGGGAGCATCGCGCTTGCGCATAACGGCAATCTTGTCAATGCGATGGACTTAAAGATGCAGCTGGAGGAACAAGGAAGCATTTTTCAGACGACATCGGATACGGAAGTGTTCGCCCATCTCATCCGCCGCAGCCATGCGCCGACATTGAAAGAGCAAATTAAAGAGGCGCTCACCTTTGTCGAAGGGGCGTTCGCTTTCCTGTTATTGACGGAAACGGAGCTGTACGTTGCGCTCGATCCGCATGGATTCCGCCCGCTTTCCATCGGGCGGCTCGGCAACGCTTATGTCGTCGCTTCCGAAACGTGCGCGTTTGATGTTGTCGGCGCGGCGTACGAAAGGGAAGTGGAACCGGGAGAGCTTATCGTCATCAGCGCGGAAGGAATGCGTTCTGAACGATTTGCGCCGGCGCAAGCCCGCTCGATTTGCAGCATGGAATATATTTATTTTGCCCGTCCTGACAGCAATGTCGACGGCATCAACATTCATACGGCGAGAAAAAATTTAGGAAAACGCCTGGCACTGGAGGCACCTGTAGAGGCAGATATCGTCACCGGCGTGCCTGATTCCAGCATTTCCGTCGCGATTGGCTATGCAGAGGCAACGGGAATTCCATATGAGCTTGGCCTCATTAAAAACCGGTATGTCGGACGTACGTTCATTCAGCCGTCTCAGTCGCTTCGCGAACAAGGCGTTAAAATGAAACTGTCCCCGGTCCGCGGCGTTGTTGCGGGGAAACGTGTCGTTATGGTCGATGATTCGATCGTGCGCGGCACGACAAGCAAACGAATTGTTGCGATGCTCCGCGAGGCGGGGGCGACGGAAGTGCACGTCCGCATCAGTTCGCCGCCGATAACGCATCCTTGTTTTTACGGGATTGATACATCGACAAGAGAAGAATTGATTGCGTCTAAGTATACGGTGGAGGAAATCCGCCAAATGATCGGAGCAGATTCTCTGGCATTTTTAAGTCAAGAGGGATTATTGGAAGCGATCGGGCGCTCTCCTCATTTGCCGTTGCGCGGGCAATGCATGGCATGTTTTACTGGAAATTATCCGACAAATATTGGCAGAGTGCGGTCGCCATTGATGTCAACAAAGTAAAAGGGGGACTCGGCGTGGCAGAAGCATATAAGCAAGCGGGTGTCGATATTGAAGCAGGATACAAGGCGGTCTCCTTGATGAAAGAGCATGTGCGAAAAACGACGCGTCCTGAAGTGCTCGGCGGATTGGGCGGGTTTGGCGGCATGTTCGATATATCTTCGCTCGGTTATCGCGAGCCGGTCCTCGTTTCCGGAACGGACGGGGTAGGGACGAAACTAAAGATCGCGTTTATGATGGACTGTCATGATACAATTGGAATAGATTGCGTGGCGATGTGTGTCAACGATATCGTTGTGCAAGGAGCGGAGCCGCTCTTTTTCCTTGACTATATTGCATGCGGCAAAGCAGTGCCGGAAAAAATCGCGCAAATTGTCAAAGGAATCGCAGACGGCTGCGTCGAGGCAGGCTGTGCTCTGATTGGGGGAGAAACGGCGGAAATGCCGGGAATGTATGCCGAAAACGAATACGATATCGCGGGATTTGCGGTCGGCATTGCGGAAAAGTCGAAACTTGTCACCGGCAGCGCCATTCGCGAGGGGGACGCGCTGATCGGGCTTGCGTCCAACGGCCTTCATAGCAACGGCTATTCGCTCGTTCGCCGCATCGTGTTCGAACAGGCAAAACTTGCGCTTGACCGCGTCTATGAACCGCTTAGCATTCCATTAGGGGAAGAACTGTTAAAGCCGACGCGCATTTATGTGAAGCCGCTCCTTCACGTAATGAAACAATTCGACATCAAAGGAATGGCGCATATTACTGGCGGCGGTTTTCTCGAAAATATCCCGCGCATGCTTCCGGAAGGGTTAGGAGCGGAAATTGATTGCGGTTCATGGCCGGTTCCGCCGATTTTTGACTTGTTGCAAGAAAAAGGAAATCTTCTTCGCCGCGACATGTTTTCAGTTTTTAATATGGGCATTGGCATGGTGATCGCGGTGGATAGCGAAATGATTGATCCGGTGATGGCAAGCTTAGAAGAGCTTGGCGAAAAAGCGTATTTCATCGGCCGCGTGAAGCGGGGAAAAGGCGTTTCGTTTTCCGGAGGGGCGGTGTCATGAAAAATATCGCCATTTTTGCTTCCGGCAGCGGGACGAATTTTCAAGCGATTGTCGACGCGACGAAAAGCGGGATTGTGCCAGCAAGAGTAGCGCTATTAGTATGCGACAATCCCGGAGCGAAAGTGATCGAACGGGCAGAGCGGGAACATATTCCGGCGTTCGTGTTTTCTCCGAAAAACTACGCCTCCAAAGCCGGATTTGAACAAGCGATTTTAACTGAATTGCGAAAACATAAGATTGAATTTATCGCTCTTGCCGGTTATATGCGGCTCATCGGCCCAACATTGCTTGATGCGTATGAAGGGAAAATCGTCAATATCCATCCGTCGCTGTTGCCGGCTTTTCCGGGAAAAGACGCGATTGGGCAGGCATACCGCGCAGGCGTTAAAATAACTGGGGTGACGATCCATTATGTTGATGAAGGAATGGATACAGGACCGATCATTGCCCAACGCGCGGTTCCGGTTTATGAAGGTGAGACGCTAGCGCAGCTTGAGGCGCGCATTCATGACGTGGAACATGAATTATATCCGGCGGTATTAAAAACATTACTCGAACAACAATAGAAAGGATCGGGAATCATGACAGTGAAACGGGCGTTATTAAGTGTATCAAACAAAGAAGGGATTGTATCATTGGCGAAACAGTTAGTGGAACTCGGTGTGGAAATTATTTCAACGGGTGGAACGAAAAAGACGTTAGAAGAAGCTGGAGTTCCTGTCATAGGCATTTCCGACGTTACCGGATTTCCGGAAATTTTAGATGGGCGCGTCAAAACATTGCATCCGATCATTCATGGAGGGCTTCTTGCGATCCGCGACAATGAGCGGCATCAAAATGAGCTTCGCGAACATCATATAACTCCAATTGACCTTGTCGTCGTTAATTTGTA
Protein-coding regions in this window:
- the purC gene encoding phosphoribosylaminoimidazolesuccinocarboxamide synthase, with product MVNKLALLYEGKAKKVYTTDDANILWIEYKDNATAFNGEKKATIAGKGRLNNEITSLLFSKLHEAGIPNHFIQKLSATEQLVKKVTIIPLEVVVRNVVAGSLAKRLGIPEGTRLEKPLIEFYYKNDDLGDPLLLEDHIAILKLATSEQIAVLKELALQVDDVLTKHFAERRVRLIDFKLEFGIDSEGTILLADEISPDTCRLWDMDTDEKLDKDVFRRDLGNLTDAYETILQRLGGESNV
- the purS gene encoding phosphoribosylformylglycinamidine synthase subunit PurS, giving the protein MYKVKVYVTLRESVLDPQGTAVKGALHSLSYTEVQDVRIGKFMELIVEKSERDINELVREMCEKLLANTVIEDYRYEIEEVVVQ
- the purQ gene encoding phosphoribosylformylglycinamidine synthase subunit PurQ, whose translation is MKFAVIVFPGSNCDVDMYHAIADELGEEAEYVWHDAANLDRFDAILLPGGFSYGDYLRSGAIARFSNVMNAVQKAADEGKPILGVCNGFQILLEAGLLPGAMRRNNSLKFICRPVSLKVENNETMFTSAYKQGEVITIPIAHGEGNYYCDEQTLKRLMENRQIVFRYHGENPNGSLDGIAGIVNEKGNVLGMMPHPERAVDPLLGSADGLRLFQSIVKYWRETHAVTA
- the purL gene encoding phosphoribosylformylglycinamidine synthase subunit PurL, with product MPLLLEPSPTTIKEEKLYREMGLTDEEFAMIEKILGRLPNYTETGIFSVMWSEHCSYKNSKPVLKKFPTEGKHVLQGPGEGAGIVDIGDGLAVAFKIESHNHPSAIEPYQGAATGVGGIIRDVFSMGARPIALLNSLRFGELTSPRVKYLLEHVVAGIAGYGNCVGIPTVGGEVQFDPAYEGNPLVNAMCVGIIRHEDIQRGIASGVGNTVMYVGAKTGRDGIHGATFASEELTEQSEEKRPAVQVGDPFMEKLLLEACLEVVKSDALIGMQDMGAAGLTSSSAEMASKGGFGIEMNLDLVPQRETGMTPYEMMLSESQERMLLVVQQGREQEIYDLFAKYGLEAKAIGKVTDDKMLRLYFRGEVVAEIPVDALAKDAPVYFKPSKEPAYYREFQAMEPYIPVVTNYEETLLALLAQPTIASKEWVYQQYDYMVRTNTVVAPGSDAAVVRIRGTNKALAMTTDCNSRYIYLDPETGGKIAVAEAARNVVCSGAKPLAITDCLNFGNPEKPEIFWQLEKAVDGMSAACRALGTPVISGNVSLYNETNGEAIYPTPVVGMVGLVEDIRHITTQAFQQAGDLIYVIGEAKQEFGGSELQKLLEGRIFGKAPAIDLATEAKRQRELLAAIQAGVVASAHDIAEGGFAVALAECVMSTDGLGAKVTVDGDMTAQLFSETQSRFIVSVKKEDRETFEQLVDAKLIGEVTNDGMLLVEKGDGEVVIRLSAAQMRNVWKGAIPCLLKSKD
- the purF gene encoding amidophosphoribosyltransferase, with amino-acid sequence MLAEVKGLNEECGIFGIWGHEEAAQITYYGLHSLQHRGQEGAGIVVAHQGMLQGHKGLGLVTEVFSDGELQSLKGAAAIGHVRYSTAGGGGYENVQPLLFRSQTGSIALAHNGNLVNAMDLKMQLEEQGSIFQTTSDTEVFAHLIRRSHAPTLKEQIKEALTFVEGAFAFLLLTETELYVALDPHGFRPLSIGRLGNAYVVASETCAFDVVGAAYEREVEPGELIVISAEGMRSERFAPAQARSICSMEYIYFARPDSNVDGINIHTARKNLGKRLALEAPVEADIVTGVPDSSISVAIGYAEATGIPYELGLIKNRYVGRTFIQPSQSLREQGVKMKLSPVRGVVAGKRVVMVDDSIVRGTTSKRIVAMLREAGATEVHVRISSPPITHPCFYGIDTSTREELIASKYTVEEIRQMIGADSLAFLSQEGLLEAIGRSPHLPLRGQCMACFTGNYPTNIGRVRSPLMSTK
- the purM gene encoding phosphoribosylformylglycinamidine cyclo-ligase; protein product: MAEAYKQAGVDIEAGYKAVSLMKEHVRKTTRPEVLGGLGGFGGMFDISSLGYREPVLVSGTDGVGTKLKIAFMMDCHDTIGIDCVAMCVNDIVVQGAEPLFFLDYIACGKAVPEKIAQIVKGIADGCVEAGCALIGGETAEMPGMYAENEYDIAGFAVGIAEKSKLVTGSAIREGDALIGLASNGLHSNGYSLVRRIVFEQAKLALDRVYEPLSIPLGEELLKPTRIYVKPLLHVMKQFDIKGMAHITGGGFLENIPRMLPEGLGAEIDCGSWPVPPIFDLLQEKGNLLRRDMFSVFNMGIGMVIAVDSEMIDPVMASLEELGEKAYFIGRVKRGKGVSFSGGAVS
- the purN gene encoding phosphoribosylglycinamide formyltransferase — protein: MKNIAIFASGSGTNFQAIVDATKSGIVPARVALLVCDNPGAKVIERAEREHIPAFVFSPKNYASKAGFEQAILTELRKHKIEFIALAGYMRLIGPTLLDAYEGKIVNIHPSLLPAFPGKDAIGQAYRAGVKITGVTIHYVDEGMDTGPIIAQRAVPVYEGETLAQLEARIHDVEHELYPAVLKTLLEQQ